Proteins encoded in a region of the Rickettsia bellii RML369-C genome:
- the asd gene encoding aspartate-semialdehyde dehydrogenase: MTKKYNIAVIGATGNVGRETLNILAERNFPINKIYAVASNNSIGKKVSFGEQVLQISSLDDLDFEEIDIAFFSAGSEVSKKFIPIAIVKNCMVIDKSSFFRLSEDIPLIVPEANLSTLKDFAIKNIISNPNCIAIPLAVVLKPLDNEISIKRVVISTYQSVSGAGKAGMDELYDQTKSKYIFEEKSPNIFPKQIAFNLFPHIGDLNKDGYTSEESKIALELQKIIGDHLKVSVTSVRVPVFVGHSISVNIEFSSKVDAKEVEEILEDADGVVMISQTKDLAYISPTEVVGEDAVYVSRIRDDESKENAINLWITCDNLRKGAALNSVQIAEELIKTYL, encoded by the coding sequence ATGACTAAGAAATATAATATTGCTGTTATCGGTGCTACCGGAAATGTAGGTCGTGAAACCTTAAATATTCTAGCAGAACGCAATTTTCCTATTAATAAAATCTATGCTGTTGCCTCAAATAATTCTATTGGAAAAAAAGTTAGTTTTGGCGAGCAAGTATTACAAATAAGTAGCTTAGATGATCTAGATTTTGAAGAAATAGATATTGCATTTTTTTCAGCAGGTTCGGAGGTATCAAAAAAGTTTATACCAATTGCTATTGTTAAAAACTGTATGGTTATTGATAAATCTTCTTTTTTTAGACTAAGTGAAGATATACCTTTAATTGTACCTGAGGCTAATTTATCAACACTTAAAGACTTTGCCATTAAAAATATTATATCGAATCCTAACTGCATTGCGATTCCTCTTGCAGTTGTGCTTAAACCGCTAGATAATGAAATAAGTATAAAAAGAGTTGTAATATCTACTTATCAATCAGTATCCGGAGCAGGTAAAGCAGGAATGGATGAACTTTATGATCAAACAAAATCTAAGTATATCTTTGAAGAAAAAAGCCCCAACATATTTCCAAAACAAATTGCATTCAATTTATTTCCTCACATAGGTGATTTAAATAAAGATGGTTATACAAGTGAAGAATCAAAAATTGCTTTAGAGCTACAGAAGATTATTGGTGATCATCTTAAAGTTAGCGTAACTTCTGTACGAGTACCTGTATTTGTTGGTCATTCTATATCCGTTAATATAGAATTTAGTAGTAAAGTGGATGCTAAAGAAGTTGAGGAAATACTAGAAGATGCTGACGGGGTTGTTATGATTTCGCAAACTAAAGATTTAGCCTATATTTCACCTACTGAAGTAGTGGGTGAAGACGCTGTATATGTCTCACGCATTAGGGATGATGAAAGTAAAGAGAACGCCATAAATTTATGGATTACATGCGATAATTTACGTAAAGGAGCTGCTTTAAATAGCGTGCAAATCGCTGAAGAATTAATTAAAACTTATTTATAA
- a CDS encoding type I secretion system permease/ATPase, translated as MDNKNTALNKKNPLMIALGECRTAFWIVFWFAFVINLLMLITPLYSLQVLDRVLGSGNLYTLLYLSIIIAYIYFVYGLLQIARSFTLIKVGEWLDRTVAPVIFASSISAAATRVNMGSSQLLRDFQSVKTFLTSTGINTLFDAPWSLIYIAVIFSIHPYIGFITVFGAIVIVSTAFFNAAATNKTLGEATEFSIKGMTQADIANRNAEVVEAMGMMKNVTKNWHKFNLAALDKQSTASYRNGVISNFSRFIRNIMQMAVTGVGAYLVVETHGASMTPGNMIMSSIIVGRALAPFDNAIELWKSMSGAIKSFKNINNLFNTYASRDEAMPIPNVEGHLTVENIYYAHPVPKHMPQPPTPKYILKGVSFAVQPGEILAIIGPSATGKSTLAKIIVGVWRESSGSVRLDEAEIYRWNREDFGRHVGYLPQGIELFSGSIKQNIARMEDNANPQKVIEAAKLAGAHEMILRFPDGYDSDIGPAGSNLSGGQRQRIGLARAFYGDPKLVILDEPNANLDEAGEVALASALKQAKLKGISVVVISHRPSVLSVVDKILILQDGAVAVHGTPDEIQNHFKTLKGGTIHINNK; from the coding sequence ATGGATAATAAAAACACTGCCTTAAATAAAAAAAATCCTTTGATGATCGCACTAGGAGAGTGCCGAACAGCTTTTTGGATAGTTTTTTGGTTCGCCTTTGTAATTAATTTACTAATGTTAATTACTCCCCTTTATTCACTACAAGTTTTAGATAGGGTGCTTGGTAGTGGTAATTTATATACATTATTATATTTATCGATAATAATTGCTTATATTTACTTTGTTTACGGGTTACTGCAAATTGCTCGTTCTTTTACTCTTATAAAAGTGGGAGAATGGCTTGATCGAACGGTAGCACCAGTGATTTTTGCCTCTTCGATTTCAGCGGCAGCAACACGTGTAAATATGGGGTCTAGCCAGCTATTACGTGATTTTCAATCCGTTAAAACATTCCTAACAAGTACCGGAATTAATACCTTATTCGATGCACCTTGGAGTTTGATCTATATTGCAGTTATTTTCTCGATTCATCCGTATATCGGTTTTATTACGGTTTTTGGTGCAATTGTAATAGTTTCAACCGCTTTCTTTAATGCGGCGGCTACTAACAAAACCTTAGGTGAAGCTACAGAATTCTCGATTAAAGGTATGACGCAAGCCGATATTGCTAATAGAAATGCCGAAGTAGTAGAAGCAATGGGGATGATGAAAAATGTTACAAAAAATTGGCATAAATTTAACTTAGCAGCACTTGATAAACAATCAACCGCTAGCTATCGTAATGGCGTCATTTCTAACTTTTCAAGGTTTATCCGTAACATAATGCAAATGGCAGTTACTGGCGTTGGTGCTTACCTTGTTGTAGAAACTCATGGGGCATCAATGACTCCTGGTAACATGATTATGAGCTCTATAATAGTTGGTAGAGCACTTGCTCCTTTTGATAATGCTATTGAATTATGGAAAAGCATGAGCGGAGCTATTAAATCATTCAAAAATATCAACAACCTATTTAATACTTATGCTTCTCGTGACGAAGCAATGCCGATTCCAAACGTTGAGGGACATTTAACTGTAGAAAATATTTACTATGCCCACCCTGTTCCAAAGCATATGCCACAACCACCCACACCAAAATATATTTTAAAAGGTGTTAGTTTTGCGGTACAACCAGGTGAAATTTTAGCAATTATCGGACCATCAGCAACCGGAAAGTCAACTTTAGCTAAAATCATAGTTGGTGTATGGCGAGAATCCTCAGGCTCAGTACGTTTAGATGAGGCTGAAATTTATCGTTGGAATAGAGAAGATTTTGGCAGACATGTCGGCTACTTACCTCAAGGAATAGAGCTTTTCAGTGGTAGCATCAAGCAAAATATTGCTAGAATGGAAGACAATGCTAATCCACAAAAAGTTATTGAAGCAGCTAAACTAGCTGGTGCTCATGAAATGATATTAAGATTTCCTGACGGTTATGATTCAGATATAGGTCCTGCCGGCTCTAATTTATCAGGTGGACAAAGACAACGTATAGGACTTGCTAGAGCATTTTATGGTGATCCAAAGCTGGTGATTTTAGACGAGCCTAATGCTAATTTAGATGAAGCTGGTGAAGTAGCACTTGCGAGTGCTTTAAAGCAAGCAAAACTAAAAGGAATATCAGTCGTTGTAATTTCACATAGACCTTCTGTATTATCAGTTGTTGATAAGATCTTAATATTACAGGATGGTGCTGTTGCAGTTCACGGAACACCAGATGAAATTCAGAACCACTTTAAAACTTTAAAAGGCGGCACAATTCATATTAATAACAAATAG
- a CDS encoding HlyD family type I secretion periplasmic adaptor subunit, with protein sequence MQDLKNNKPQITPEQLKQLLSLRENSLSLKGQSSKRKALINSTLKKTSQVIEFLLLKLDRFVNFTTKKNDKDRNNVAQAARSPILFGIYVIIFLVLIGGVWMAVAPLDSGAVAVGILMPSTNKKTIQHHEGGIINAIYVKQGDKVKAGDKLIELEETRIKSEHESTLSQYRTALATENRLIAERDNLEQIEFSDFLMQDINLPEVAKIIHTQENLFRSRKEVFNSEKDALQQRISQLEKRVEGLEAKKVAATKTAEVYQDRLKALKTLKEKGFVQKAALLEQEAKVASAKSDVATTDTEIAGTHHSITEAQISIITQQNKYTERTLTELREAQVQAASLREKYNSLTDSLNRIIIKSPVDGIINNLKYHTIGGYIGHGQPIMEISPTNDPLIIEAKVSQKNIDSVHEGLVAKIRFSAFKSRTTPTFTGKVVSVSPDIVQDERQHPGQQDNYYVARVEIDMDEFNRIAKIKNLELHPGMQAEVQIVTGTRTLLRYLLDPVIDTAFKAFREK encoded by the coding sequence ATGCAGGACTTAAAAAATAATAAACCTCAAATTACGCCGGAACAGTTAAAGCAATTACTGTCCTTGAGAGAAAATTCACTAAGCCTTAAAGGTCAAAGCTCTAAACGTAAAGCTTTAATCAATAGCACATTAAAAAAGACTTCACAAGTAATAGAATTTTTACTGCTTAAACTTGATAGATTTGTTAATTTTACTACCAAGAAGAACGATAAAGATCGTAATAACGTTGCACAAGCTGCAAGGTCTCCTATACTTTTCGGTATTTATGTTATTATTTTTTTAGTATTAATCGGTGGTGTTTGGATGGCTGTTGCACCGCTTGATAGTGGAGCTGTAGCAGTTGGAATATTAATGCCAAGCACAAATAAAAAGACAATTCAACATCATGAGGGCGGAATAATTAACGCTATTTATGTCAAGCAAGGTGATAAAGTTAAAGCCGGTGATAAGCTAATTGAGCTTGAAGAAACCAGAATAAAAAGTGAACATGAGAGCACTTTAAGTCAATATCGCACTGCTTTAGCTACTGAAAATCGTTTAATTGCTGAGCGTGATAATTTAGAACAAATAGAATTTTCTGATTTTTTAATGCAAGATATTAATTTACCAGAAGTCGCTAAAATAATTCACACTCAGGAAAATTTATTTAGATCAAGAAAAGAAGTATTTAATTCAGAAAAAGATGCATTGCAACAACGTATTTCGCAGCTTGAAAAGAGAGTTGAAGGCTTAGAAGCAAAAAAAGTAGCTGCAACTAAAACAGCCGAGGTTTACCAAGATCGCTTAAAGGCTTTAAAAACTTTAAAAGAAAAGGGTTTTGTACAGAAAGCTGCTTTATTAGAACAAGAAGCAAAAGTTGCTAGTGCAAAAAGTGACGTTGCAACGACTGACACGGAAATAGCAGGAACGCACCATTCTATTACTGAAGCTCAAATTAGTATTATAACTCAACAAAATAAATATACTGAAAGAACTTTAACCGAACTTCGTGAAGCCCAAGTACAGGCAGCAAGCTTGAGAGAAAAATATAACTCTTTAACTGATTCACTTAATCGGATAATAATTAAATCACCTGTTGATGGTATAATTAATAATCTAAAATATCATACAATTGGTGGTTATATAGGTCATGGACAGCCTATTATGGAAATTTCACCTACTAACGATCCATTAATTATAGAAGCAAAAGTATCACAAAAAAATATAGATTCAGTACATGAAGGACTGGTTGCAAAAATACGCTTTAGTGCTTTTAAATCACGTACTACTCCAACATTTACCGGTAAAGTAGTCAGTGTATCACCAGACATTGTTCAAGATGAAAGACAGCATCCCGGGCAGCAAGATAATTACTATGTTGCTAGAGTAGAGATTGACATGGATGAATTCAATAGAATTGCCAAAATAAAAAATCTAGAATTACATCCTGGTATGCAAGCCGAAGTACAGATCGTTACTGGAACTAGAACATTGCTTAGATATCTCCTTGATCCTGTAATCGATACAGCATTTAAGGCATTCAGAGAGAAATAG
- a CDS encoding phosphodiester glycosidase family protein — protein sequence MNKLLLSLLALMLLNFKTYANQDSGFNYRFSEKDNHIIHILTIDPKRFNLKLVKAHNQVIGRETVEEIALRTNAIAAINAGFFEIAGSDDGRPSLTLMVDGKLFSLRKQMQSLLILDQDNIQITKNSAKISVKIGDKLIIPGQVNYFSNPKDITLYNDVWASTTLTPYTNKEILIDENFIVTGISKHGDNPIPSKGFVLSFPSSIALPSIKTGDSVKLNLEFLDKDEKPMTFSKTASMVTGIPMLVQASQSVVDKSDNKESSHARTAIGIRSDGVIVIVVAEHVYKQHIKDLKLAQVRSILKKEKGINIEKLTIAEALKILEKQFVDDQTTGLTKAELADYMISLGCESAINLDGGGSSTLFINGKVVNKITGDKDEALGEHVQRPVSDAIVILPKQ from the coding sequence ATGAACAAATTATTACTCTCCCTACTAGCTCTAATGTTACTCAATTTCAAAACTTATGCTAATCAAGATTCAGGTTTTAATTATAGATTTTCTGAGAAAGATAATCATATAATTCATATATTAACTATTGATCCTAAACGTTTTAATTTAAAGCTAGTTAAAGCTCACAATCAGGTTATAGGCAGAGAAACAGTAGAAGAAATAGCCTTGCGTACTAATGCTATTGCTGCTATTAATGCAGGCTTCTTTGAGATTGCAGGGAGTGATGACGGAAGACCAAGCCTTACTTTAATGGTTGATGGCAAGTTATTTAGCCTTAGAAAACAAATGCAAAGTTTGTTAATTTTAGATCAAGATAATATTCAAATTACTAAAAACTCAGCAAAAATTTCAGTTAAGATAGGCGATAAGCTTATTATTCCAGGTCAAGTTAATTATTTTTCCAATCCTAAAGATATTACTTTATATAATGATGTTTGGGCTTCTACTACCCTTACTCCTTACACTAATAAAGAAATATTGATTGATGAAAATTTTATAGTAACAGGAATAAGTAAACATGGTGACAATCCTATACCATCAAAAGGTTTTGTGCTATCTTTTCCAAGTAGCATAGCACTACCCTCAATAAAAACAGGTGATAGCGTAAAACTGAATCTAGAATTTTTGGATAAAGACGAAAAACCTATGACTTTTAGCAAAACTGCTTCTATGGTAACCGGTATTCCTATGTTGGTTCAAGCTAGCCAATCTGTCGTAGATAAAAGTGATAATAAGGAAAGCTCTCATGCTCGTACTGCTATTGGAATACGGAGCGATGGCGTCATAGTTATAGTTGTTGCCGAACATGTTTATAAACAACATATAAAAGATTTGAAGCTAGCACAGGTTAGATCAATTCTCAAAAAAGAAAAAGGTATTAATATTGAAAAACTAACCATTGCTGAAGCTCTAAAAATTTTAGAAAAACAGTTTGTTGATGATCAAACAACAGGTTTAACTAAAGCAGAACTCGCAGATTATATGATAAGCCTTGGTTGTGAATCTGCAATCAATTTGGATGGTGGCGGCTCTTCGACTTTATTTATAAATGGAAAAGTTGTTAATAAGATAACAGGGGATAAAGATGAAGCTTTAGGCGAACATGTTCAGCGTCCTGTATCCGATGCAATAGTTATATTACCAAAACAATAA
- a CDS encoding LysM peptidoglycan-binding domain-containing protein: MPKPGQKDHILAKGHKLYTVKQGDTLWSISKNECGGKGSAWKDTVLAYNQWLIDEGR, encoded by the coding sequence ATGCCAAAACCAGGTCAAAAAGATCATATACTTGCTAAAGGTCATAAATTATATACAGTCAAACAGGGCGATACATTGTGGAGTATATCTAAAAATGAGTGCGGAGGAAAAGGGTCAGCATGGAAAGATACTGTCCTTGCATATAATCAATGGCTAATAGATGAGGGGCGTTAA
- a CDS encoding Na+/H+ antiporter subunit G, which yields MILSYIGILLVIIGLFAIFSGIIGFFRFPDFYTKLHTASVIESFGVPICLIGFACLAGNLFNCFKLLLAAILIFLLNPVATHTLGKGSLLSMSFLRKQKSRKK from the coding sequence ATGATATTATCTTACATTGGAATATTATTGGTAATTATTGGGCTGTTTGCTATATTTTCAGGTATTATCGGTTTTTTTCGTTTCCCTGATTTTTATACAAAATTGCACACCGCAAGTGTTATTGAAAGCTTTGGGGTACCGATTTGCTTAATAGGTTTTGCATGCCTTGCAGGAAACCTTTTTAATTGCTTTAAGCTGCTTCTAGCTGCTATATTAATTTTCTTATTAAATCCGGTAGCAACTCACACTCTTGGTAAAGGGTCACTACTTTCAATGTCGTTCTTGCGAAAGCAGAAATCTAGGAAAAAGTAA
- a CDS encoding DUF4040 domain-containing protein: MFMLLNFDLSNYLLNLIVFLLVIISIKIILAKDLLEAIIYTSAFSLLIGVSYLLMDAPDVAMTEAALGACLSTCVYLNLLRKLPSNLKIIQRTKIIPASLICLLFIATLIYMGLELPDYGDEYALLHTHLTKYYVENTSKDIGIPSFVAAILASYRGYDTLGETSVILIAGISVLLVFSRKNDVEHSMQYNIPWSGHGMTKITKNISIFIVPYIILYSLYIQLNGEASPGGGFQAGVIFASSLIAYDLVYGSQKLNRYFSVNTLIIIAALGVMIYGFTGVISLFFNDNYLNYYSLTNFVNDSLTAQHIGIFAVEIGIGLTVAAIMYSIYNSFNNCE, encoded by the coding sequence ATGTTTATGCTTTTAAATTTTGATCTCAGTAATTACCTACTTAATCTTATTGTTTTTTTACTCGTTATCATTTCAATTAAAATCATTTTAGCTAAAGATTTATTGGAAGCAATAATATATACCTCGGCATTTAGCTTATTAATTGGTGTATCTTATTTACTTATGGATGCACCAGATGTTGCAATGACTGAAGCAGCCCTTGGAGCGTGCCTATCAACCTGCGTATATTTAAATTTATTACGAAAATTACCCTCTAATTTAAAAATAATCCAAAGGACTAAAATTATTCCGGCAAGCTTAATATGTTTATTGTTTATAGCAACTCTTATTTATATGGGGCTTGAATTACCAGATTATGGAGATGAATATGCCTTGCTCCACACACATCTAACTAAATATTATGTAGAAAATACAAGTAAGGATATTGGAATACCATCTTTTGTAGCAGCCATTTTAGCTAGCTATAGAGGATATGATACCTTAGGCGAAACTAGCGTAATTTTAATTGCTGGAATTTCTGTGCTGCTAGTATTTTCAAGAAAAAATGATGTAGAACACAGTATGCAATACAATATCCCCTGGTCAGGTCATGGGATGACAAAAATAACAAAAAACATCTCTATTTTTATAGTACCTTATATAATTCTATATAGCTTATATATTCAGCTTAATGGGGAAGCATCACCTGGAGGCGGATTTCAAGCGGGTGTTATATTTGCCTCCTCTCTTATTGCTTATGATCTAGTATATGGTAGCCAAAAATTAAATCGATATTTTTCAGTAAATACGCTAATAATTATTGCTGCTTTAGGTGTTATGATATACGGATTTACCGGTGTGATATCGCTATTTTTTAATGATAATTACTTAAACTATTATTCTCTAACAAATTTTGTTAACGATAGTCTAACTGCTCAACATATAGGAATATTTGCTGTAGAGATAGGCATAGGCTTAACAGTTGCCGCTATTATGTATTCAATTTACAACTCATTTAACAATTGTGAATAG
- a CDS encoding heme exporter protein CcmB yields the protein MNSLFLLIKREFIVQNRINNMIKYLMIFFLFCIISTTLINSHEDIKKFGLIFSVICLLISLIGFSSIIFKSDLEDGSLELMLSIVNSTKIVLAKFFAIFISSTIGIILILPIIYIFFSQTLLEITFFFISVWLVLILSSSLVVLSGSMQSYFKVNANFIGIFIMPLLIPSIIMTGLVLQDSNLQLIFIMIGINLVILPISFVLSSYLIRNIYSIT from the coding sequence GTGAATAGCTTGTTTTTACTAATTAAACGTGAATTTATAGTGCAGAATCGTATTAATAATATGATTAAATATCTAATGATATTTTTTCTATTTTGTATTATTAGCACTACTTTAATCAACAGCCATGAAGATATTAAGAAATTTGGCTTAATCTTTTCGGTAATTTGTTTGTTAATTTCGTTGATTGGTTTTTCTTCTATTATATTTAAGTCTGATTTAGAAGATGGAAGCTTAGAATTAATGTTATCTATAGTTAATTCAACTAAAATAGTACTAGCCAAATTTTTTGCGATATTTATAAGTAGTACGATAGGGATAATTTTAATATTACCTATTATTTATATTTTTTTCAGCCAAACCTTACTAGAAATAACATTTTTCTTTATTAGCGTCTGGCTTGTATTAATTTTATCAAGTAGCTTAGTAGTGTTATCGGGTAGTATGCAAAGCTATTTTAAGGTTAATGCTAATTTTATCGGCATATTTATTATGCCTTTACTAATTCCCAGTATTATAATGACGGGGTTAGTGCTACAAGATAGTAATTTACAATTAATTTTCATTATGATAGGTATTAATTTAGTAATTTTACCTATTTCATTTGTCTTAAGTTCATATTTAATCAGAAATATTTACAGCATAACATGA
- a CDS encoding DUF2670 domain-containing protein gives MWQALRRLIAANPMGVFLWGIISKWYIMIAVASLIVLFYAVKGLEKIGFIDYFGRTTVEILDTSKAIAQNCTVKLGPNWDNLVNFWNCLGDPGKYEVKEGTGEQELQQGVERLINKPEDGGEGDGTVPELRSPIVNPYDNGNNTNTN, from the coding sequence ATGTGGCAGGCTCTACGAAGGTTAATTGCGGCTAATCCTATGGGTGTTTTCTTATGGGGTATTATTAGCAAATGGTATATAATGATAGCCGTTGCATCATTAATTGTATTGTTTTATGCAGTAAAAGGGCTTGAGAAAATCGGCTTTATAGACTATTTTGGCAGAACAACAGTTGAGATATTAGATACTAGTAAAGCTATTGCTCAAAATTGTACTGTAAAACTTGGTCCTAATTGGGACAATTTAGTTAACTTTTGGAATTGTTTAGGTGATCCAGGAAAATATGAAGTTAAAGAAGGTACAGGAGAGCAAGAATTACAGCAAGGTGTAGAAAGGCTTATTAACAAGCCTGAAGATGGTGGCGAGGGTGATGGCACTGTTCCCGAACTGCGTTCCCCAATAGTAAATCCTTATGATAATGGTAATAATACGAATACAAACTAA
- the petA gene encoding ubiquinol-cytochrome c reductase iron-sulfur subunit yields the protein MSDTEDTNNDNKVEFEDRSKTSRRDFMVLTASSVAAVGAACTLWPLINSLNPSADVLALSSIEVDLSNIAVGQTVTVKWQGKPVFITNRTPDKIAEARAVKMSELIDPEEDQDRVKAGHDNWLVTIGICTHLGCVPLANQGDYDGWFCPCHGSQYDSSGRVRRGPAPLNLAVPPYTFISDKKIRIG from the coding sequence ATGTCAGATACTGAAGATACTAACAACGATAACAAAGTAGAGTTTGAGGATCGCTCTAAAACCTCACGTCGTGATTTCATGGTCTTAACGGCTAGTAGCGTTGCAGCGGTTGGAGCTGCATGTACGCTTTGGCCTCTTATTAATTCTTTAAACCCTTCAGCCGATGTTCTTGCCTTATCATCAATTGAAGTTGATTTATCAAATATTGCTGTAGGTCAAACAGTTACAGTTAAATGGCAAGGAAAACCGGTATTCATTACTAACCGCACTCCAGATAAAATTGCTGAAGCACGGGCTGTAAAAATGTCAGAGCTTATTGATCCTGAAGAAGATCAAGATCGTGTAAAAGCTGGGCATGATAATTGGTTAGTAACAATTGGTATCTGCACACATTTAGGTTGCGTACCACTTGCAAATCAAGGCGATTACGATGGCTGGTTCTGCCCGTGCCATGGTTCACAATATGATTCATCAGGTAGAGTAAGAAGAGGTCCTGCACCTTTAAATTTAGCAGTACCGCCCTACACTTTTATTAGCGACAAAAAAATTAGAATCGGGTAA
- a CDS encoding cytochrome b, protein MSDNITPKTGKTNAIIEWIDYRLPVFSFLKHFSHYQTPKNLSYLWNLGSIAGIALVIQIITGVILAMHYTPHVDHAFDSVEKIMRNVNYGWLLRYTHAVGASMFFAAVYLHIARGLYYGSYKAPRELLWHIGIIIFLTMMATAFMGYVLPWGQMSYWGATVITNLFSAIPLIGKSIVTWLWGGFSVDNPTLNRFFSLHYLLPFIIVALVMLHLVALHQHGSNNPKGIDVKSPKDTIPFHPYYTVKDFVGFGVYFIIFAYFIFYEPNYLGHPDNYIPANPLVTPAHIVPEWYFLPFYAILRAVPSKLGGVLLMFGSIFVLFLLPWLDTSKVRSANYRPIYRIAFWIFMADCLLLGYLGGQPAEEPYITISRFAACYYFFHFLVALPLIGKYEKPLPLPEEL, encoded by the coding sequence ATGAGCGACAACATTACCCCAAAAACTGGAAAGACTAATGCTATTATAGAGTGGATAGATTACCGTCTTCCGGTCTTCTCTTTTCTAAAGCATTTTAGCCATTATCAAACCCCAAAAAACCTTAGTTATTTGTGGAATCTAGGCTCTATTGCCGGCATTGCGTTAGTAATTCAGATAATTACCGGTGTTATACTTGCTATGCATTATACGCCGCATGTTGATCATGCTTTTGATAGCGTTGAAAAAATCATGCGTAACGTTAATTATGGCTGGTTGCTACGTTATACTCATGCTGTTGGTGCCTCAATGTTTTTTGCAGCCGTATATTTACATATAGCAAGAGGACTATATTATGGCTCGTACAAAGCACCGAGGGAATTACTGTGGCATATCGGTATAATCATTTTCCTAACCATGATGGCTACTGCTTTTATGGGCTATGTGCTACCTTGGGGACAAATGAGCTATTGGGGTGCAACAGTTATTACTAATCTATTCTCAGCTATTCCATTAATCGGTAAATCGATTGTGACATGGTTGTGGGGTGGTTTTTCGGTGGATAACCCAACGTTAAACAGATTCTTTTCACTGCATTATTTATTGCCGTTTATTATCGTTGCTCTTGTAATGCTGCATCTAGTAGCATTGCATCAACATGGTTCAAATAATCCGAAAGGTATTGATGTTAAAAGCCCTAAGGATACGATTCCATTTCATCCTTATTATACTGTTAAAGATTTTGTTGGTTTCGGGGTTTATTTCATAATATTTGCCTATTTTATTTTTTATGAGCCAAATTATTTAGGTCATCCGGACAATTACATTCCTGCAAACCCGCTAGTTACACCTGCTCATATTGTTCCTGAATGGTATTTTCTACCATTTTATGCGATATTGCGTGCTGTGCCGTCTAAGCTTGGTGGCGTACTACTAATGTTTGGCAGTATATTTGTATTATTCTTATTACCTTGGCTAGATACTTCAAAGGTAAGAAGTGCCAACTATAGACCAATATATCGTATTGCTTTTTGGATATTTATGGCAGATTGCTTATTACTTGGTTATTTGGGCGGGCAACCTGCAGAAGAGCCGTATATTACCATTAGCCGTTTTGCTGCTTGTTATTACTTCTTCCATTTTCTAGTAGCCTTGCCATTAATAGGTAAATATGAGAAACCACTACCACTACCGGAGGAGTTGTAG
- a CDS encoding cytochrome c1, which yields MKTKLFISIIIILTSALSLANEEALHPKKMKWHFEGLRGSVDREAAQRGFQVYKEVCSVCHSLSNLYYRNLKDIGFSEEEIKEIAKNYTVKDGPNDDGEMFDRPALPSDRFVSPYPNEQAARAANNGAHPPDLSLIIKARHDGANYTYSLLTGYTEPPTGFKLMNGAHYNPYFPGGQIAMPPPLMDGQVTYMDGTNASVEQMSHDVAVFLQWAAEPEMEHRKSMGLKVMMFLVAFTIFFYIAKNRIWSNLK from the coding sequence ATGAAAACTAAACTATTCATCTCTATCATCATAATATTAACCTCTGCTTTAAGCTTAGCCAATGAGGAAGCGTTACATCCTAAAAAAATGAAATGGCATTTTGAAGGATTGCGTGGCAGTGTTGATCGTGAAGCCGCACAAAGAGGTTTTCAGGTCTATAAAGAAGTATGTAGCGTTTGCCACAGCTTAAGCAATTTATATTATCGTAATCTTAAGGATATTGGCTTTTCTGAAGAAGAGATCAAAGAAATTGCTAAAAATTATACAGTAAAGGATGGTCCGAATGATGATGGTGAGATGTTTGATCGCCCTGCTCTTCCATCTGATCGTTTTGTATCGCCTTATCCAAATGAGCAGGCAGCAAGAGCGGCTAATAATGGTGCTCATCCGCCTGATTTATCATTGATAATAAAAGCCCGTCATGATGGAGCGAATTATACATATTCACTACTTACCGGTTACACTGAGCCGCCTACAGGATTCAAGCTAATGAATGGTGCTCACTATAATCCGTATTTCCCAGGCGGTCAGATAGCAATGCCCCCTCCTCTAATGGATGGTCAGGTAACTTATATGGACGGCACTAACGCAAGTGTTGAGCAAATGAGCCACGATGTTGCAGTATTCTTACAATGGGCAGCTGAACCGGAAATGGAACATCGTAAATCTATGGGGCTTAAAGTTATGATGTTTTTAGTAGCATTTACTATATTCTTCTATATTGCCAAAAACCGCATCTGGTCTAATTTGAAATAA